A genomic stretch from Clavelina lepadiformis chromosome 5, kaClaLepa1.1, whole genome shotgun sequence includes:
- the LOC143458622 gene encoding protein lin-37 homolog isoform X1 yields the protein MSECLSEQELDAHDARADFENLLQGIIAKANAGESLGAQNSGNEEEKDYEDSQKGLSTPSKMTRKRRRKDDQKDDKLKSNSFIMKLFDRSVDLAAFNDNTSLYPVCRAWMENDPSGKNKTKQMNGRGEHKHPDDEAASNSEDEETVGSITEISPPKIPWSNMDENGQYTSPRVPDLLPQPKDKLEMYLKNQTVTPQAETLLVNHLRHWKKVRETWIEKSRENESRYRDSMDTLKEIFQRNVYNNSAT from the exons ATGTCTGAATGTTTGTCAGAGCAGGAACTTGATGCTCATGATGCTCGTGCAGATTTTGAAAACCTTCTCCAAGGAATTATAGCAAAAGCGAATGCTGGAGAAAG CCTAGGAGCGCAAAACTCTGGCAATGAAGAAGAGAAAGACTATGAAGATTCACAGAAAGG GTTGTCCACACCTTCAAAAATGACAAGAAAACGAAGGAGAAAGGATGACCAGAAAGATGATAAATTAAAATCTA ATTCCTTCATCATGAAGTTGTTCGACCGCAGTGTCGACCTTGCAGCGTTCAACGATAATACGTCGCTTTACCCGGTCTGCCGTGCCTGGATGGAGAACGATCCTtctggaaaaaataaaacaaagcagATGAATGGGAGAGGCGAACATAAACATCCCGATGACGAAGCGGCAAGTAAT TCGGAGGATGAAGAAACAGTGGGCAGCATCACAGAGATTTCTCCACCCAAAATCCCATGGAGTAACATGGATGAAAATGGACAATACACGAGTCCACGCGTTCCCGATCTTTTGCCTCAACCAAAAGATAA attGGAGATGTACCTAAAGAATCAGACAGTCACACCTCAAGCTGAGACGTTGTTGGTCAACCACTTGCGACATTGGAAGAAGGTGCGAGAAAC GTGGATAGAGAAATCACGGGAAAATGAAAGCCGGTACCGAGACAGCATGGACACCCTCAAGGAGATCTTTCAGCGCAACGTTTATAACAACTCCGCTACATGA
- the LOC143458622 gene encoding protein lin-37 homolog isoform X2: MSECLSEQELDAHDARADFENLLQGIIAKANAGESLGAQNSGNEEEKDYEDSQKGLSTPSKMTRKRRRKDDQKDDKLKSNSFIMKLFDRSVDLAAFNDNTSLYPVCRAWMENDPSGKNKTKQMNGRGEHKHPDDEASEDEETVGSITEISPPKIPWSNMDENGQYTSPRVPDLLPQPKDKLEMYLKNQTVTPQAETLLVNHLRHWKKVRETWIEKSRENESRYRDSMDTLKEIFQRNVYNNSAT, translated from the exons ATGTCTGAATGTTTGTCAGAGCAGGAACTTGATGCTCATGATGCTCGTGCAGATTTTGAAAACCTTCTCCAAGGAATTATAGCAAAAGCGAATGCTGGAGAAAG CCTAGGAGCGCAAAACTCTGGCAATGAAGAAGAGAAAGACTATGAAGATTCACAGAAAGG GTTGTCCACACCTTCAAAAATGACAAGAAAACGAAGGAGAAAGGATGACCAGAAAGATGATAAATTAAAATCTA ATTCCTTCATCATGAAGTTGTTCGACCGCAGTGTCGACCTTGCAGCGTTCAACGATAATACGTCGCTTTACCCGGTCTGCCGTGCCTGGATGGAGAACGATCCTtctggaaaaaataaaacaaagcagATGAATGGGAGAGGCGAACATAAACATCCCGATGACGAAGCG TCGGAGGATGAAGAAACAGTGGGCAGCATCACAGAGATTTCTCCACCCAAAATCCCATGGAGTAACATGGATGAAAATGGACAATACACGAGTCCACGCGTTCCCGATCTTTTGCCTCAACCAAAAGATAA attGGAGATGTACCTAAAGAATCAGACAGTCACACCTCAAGCTGAGACGTTGTTGGTCAACCACTTGCGACATTGGAAGAAGGTGCGAGAAAC GTGGATAGAGAAATCACGGGAAAATGAAAGCCGGTACCGAGACAGCATGGACACCCTCAAGGAGATCTTTCAGCGCAACGTTTATAACAACTCCGCTACATGA
- the LOC143461072 gene encoding uncharacterized protein LOC143461072, translating into MLLAIPRITVEVAVNTFMSFLIAQHKTKMAFTYNKSVLPVLPKPDYAKRNTTESIPLSAIEDKELRKKLRNRQSALAARERKKARMLELEKQVSELQETNRRVEDENQYLRARLEVLVRKCLRNGIMLDTERDLLCVRVPSQNQMQRSSVFQDENNFYANAGLNSNQMMENTYQQSQIQKTSGDPFPNSFANDFYKNNSNQQLNGKCGIQALGQRQQEILQTLSSGAIPQVPSTNFYNRTNTVCHTQNLEIKQEPVDSSLRIQKRLVASQGHIQSFAMTQQQTNNSGKQHLPTTSLTASTICSKESDITNLMMSSNCQMKRKENWDSAGTQSLPSIGSMLTLPTKRQRLDLSDDAPSPDNCQNVLKIPELSENLVASQVRQTGSNKPILLSPIDESLFEDTTENAKTKDSVQTSSEQSQATPSAFFAAKQKALLVEKDLSDILSDVDNGDENMAILDFQDIFLNNEPADSPLSGFSDSGLSMDDSFDWMTDNPIFDL; encoded by the exons ATGCTGCTTGCCATACCAAGAATTACT GTTGAAGTTGCGGTGAATACTTTTATGAGCTTCTTGATAGCAcagcataaaacaaaaatggcCTTCACTTACAATAAATCTGTTTTGCCTGTTTTACCAAAACCCGATTATGCAAAACGAAACACGACCGAAAGCATCCCTCTGAGTGCAATTGAAGACAAGGAACTTCGGAAGAAATTGCGCAACAGACAGTCTGCCCTTGCTGCAAGGGAACGCAAAAAAGCGAGGATGCTTGAATTAGAGAAACAAGTCAGCGAACTTCAGGAGACAAATCGGCGGGTTGAAGACGAAAACCAATACCTGCGTGCACGCCTTGAGGTTTTAGTGAGAAAATGTTTACGAAACGGTATTATGCTGGATACCGAGCGAGACCTGCTGTGCGTTAGAGTGCCGTCACAAAACCAGATGCAACGCAGTTCAGTCTTCCAGGACGAAAACAACTTTTATGCCAATGCGGGTTTAAACAGCAATCAAATGATGGAAAACACTTACCAGCAGTCTCAAATCCAAAAGACATCCGGCGACCCATTTCCTAATTCTTTTGCTAAcgacttttacaaaaataatagcaaTCAGCAGCTGAATGGGAAATGCGGAATCCAAGCTCTAGGTCAGCGGCAGCAAGAGATACTACAAACTCTATCTTCCGGGGCGATACCTCAAGTACCAAGTACCAACTTTTACAATCGTACAAACACGGTTTGCCATACGCAAAATCTTGAAATAAAGCAGGAACCGGTCGACAGTTCACTCAGAATACAGAAACGTCTGGTTGCTTCTCAGGGTCATATTCAGTCGTTTGCAATGACTCAACAACAAACTAACAACAGCGGAAAACAGCATCTTCCGACAACTTCTTTAACAGCATCTACCATTTGTTCCAAAGAATCTGACATAACAAACCTCATGATGTCATCAAATTGCCAGATGAAACGGAAGGAAAACTGGGACTCTGCTGGAACGCAGTCTCTTCCTTCAATAGGCTCGATGCTGACTCTCCCAACCAAGCGCCAGCGGCTTGACCTTTCCGACGATGCACCAAGTCCAGACAATTGCCAAAACGTACTCAAAATACCCGAATTGTCCGAAAATCTGGTTGCTTCACAAGTACGCCAGACTGGTAGCAACAAACCGATACTTCTATCTCCGATTGATGAGTCGTTATTCGAAGACACGACCGAAAATGCCAAAACCAAAGATTCGGTTCAAACTTCCTCTGAACAATCTCAAGCAACACCTTCCGCATTTTTTGCCGCAAAGCAAAAAGCGTTGTTAGTTGAGAAAGACCTTTCAGACATATTGAGCGATGTAGACAATGGAGATGAAAACATGGCAATCTTGGACTTTCAAGACATCTTCCTCAACAACGAACCAGCCGATTCACCGCTTAGCGGTTTTAGTGACAGTGGATTAAGTATGGACGATTCGTTTGATTGGATGACTGACAATCCCATTTTTGACTTATAA